In Camelina sativa cultivar DH55 chromosome 13, Cs, whole genome shotgun sequence, the genomic window TCGAGTTGTGATTAAACATAGTATTCCCAACTATATTAATGAGAGAAATCACAAAATATTCCACCAAtcccagaaacaaaaaaataattccacTATATTTAGTCATTTCTATAATTAGACATGCATGGTTTCTTTGGGTTTAtatgaatttacaaaaataaagcaTTTAAAAGAACGAGCAGGTTTGATACTCCTTTTCTTTTGAGAAAgttgaatatataaacaaaaatgaggAGTGGAAACTAATTAGTTTGCAAAGACTCATCATTTGAATAGATTTTTCTCATAATTAAAATGGATTGGAGCTCTTCATGCTTTTAAATCAACTATCAGTTGGTACAATTGAGGGGCTGGGGAGTTAATCAAACTTTGTATCATAATTCTTTTGTGAAAAACCCGAATAATGAGTCTGTATAATTCTTTTGTGATAAGACCCGAATAATGAGTCTGTATAATAGTACACTGTTTGGCTGAACATATGTGCACAGTTACAATTATTTCAGCCAACACCGATTGAAAACACACACAGTAGAGAGATTATGTAGCTAGTCTTTCATGTCATATATAGTAGTAACACAATAATGGTGGAAGAGAGATAATATGCATTAAATATTTATGTCGAATTCTCAGCTTACTTTAGTTATATATGGACATGAAAATTAGAAATTGactaaattaaagattttgggTATGAAAACCAAAGCCACCGTTTgtacacaaaacaaaatgaaaactcgttttattattaaaatttaattatttattagatattttCCATTTTACATATTAAATAATTGTACGCATTGACACTGCAGTACAATAATGCGTACCATTTTCACAATCTAAAAGATTGGTGCATCAATGTTTAGAGGGCAGTTGCGGCCATATATCTTTTGCGATACGCGGCTGCATTTGCTGGAAACAACATTTGGCTAACTCCTTCGGCCTTGAGATGGGGAACCAACATTTTCATAGCCAACTAGTAATTCACATAAAAcatacataaacaaatttttttttatcaatttcaaatAGTCATggtataccaaaaaaaagtgtcatgaaaaaaaaaaatctatagaaataatTTGTTGAAGAATGACGAAAGATACAATGACTTACACCAAAAAGCCTGAGGCTATGCCAAATGCGAAGGGGAGAGGGAAATGGAGATAGGAGATTGGAAATGGAGGATAGAGTGATAGCACAAAGATGATAGATGAGAGATAGTGGACGAGGGTTCATGCCGCCGAGCAGAGCCATCATCCCTGACGTGCGAGACCCACCACTAGACAGGTAATCATAGCAACCTTGTCTCATTGCCTCTTTTGCTTCGTCCGTCGATGCAATTAGCACATGAGAAAACGCACTTCCTAGTGTGTTAACCGTCGCTGACATTGGCTTCACCACAAAATAGTATCACGTATTATTTCCAAATAAATTTTGGATGTAAATCGGTTTTGAtcaaatgtttatgttttagATGCGTATGTGACATATGCTCACCTTGCGTATATCATAAAAGGACTTGATAACTTGTGAGACTTTCTTTGCATCCCCGAGATTGCTTAATGGCTGGAGAAGACCTCTTAGAATGAGAATGTCAGACAGTAAAACCATCATTCCAGATGCGATCGCTGGATGACGCATGTTGAATGCATCTCCCAGTACAATCACTCCTTTCTTCTTGCTTAAAGTAGCTGACATGCGCTTTGCTTTTATCACTTTTATGTGTGCTCCCTCATCGATGcctttcaaatatattttgcgGAGTTTTGGTGGTATCTACATTTATTAGTGTAAAGAGATGTAAACGTAACTCTTGCAAATGTTAGAATGTGTCTATGTATGAATATGAAGTAACACCaacttagttatatatttatatgttcaaAGAATAATCATCCGAATGTTTACCTGAGGAACAATAGTGTTCTTTATGAAAGTTTCCATTTCACCATTTGCAATAGAAGGAAAATTGTGGGGGAAAATCTCAAACCCACAACGAACCTCAGTGCTGCTTATTTGATACAACATGGCGAACGAGGGTTTAGACAATACCAAGTGTAAGTTTTTGGGTTCCTCAAGCTGACAGTTCTTTGAGATGTAACCAACTAGGCACGATAAAACTTCCGCCTATACCATGTTGTAGcatattgatatatattaactaaTCAGTATACCATAGGTGAGTAACATTTCAAAGATTTGACTATTTGAGTAATGAAATGTTTGAAAGTCTTTTCGTTTACTTACATTGTTGTCGTTAAGAGACCGACGAAGGTTTGAGTAGCAACCGTCGCATACTACAGTGAGAGGTGCAAAGGCTGTTGTTTCTTCTCCTACTTTATTCTTGTATGTCACTCCTTTGATCACTCCTTTTTCTTCTATCAAAGATTTCACCGTTCCTTCTTCCAGCCTCACACTGCCAAACAAATTCATTGCTACTGCCAAgtttagtagtatatatattgagTAGAAATTTAGTGAACAGAGAGATACGTACTTGGGATGAGAAGAAGCCTTTTGGCGCAGTTTTCCGACGAATCGGCCATTGTGAAAAGATCGAGCAGAAGGTTCATAAGAAAAGTTGTTATTTTCCACCGGAAAAGGTGCTACAGCTTCTTTTCCATCCTTATAAACTGTCATGCCCGTAGCAATCTGTGCATCTATTCCCTCCAAACAATCTATACATATGTAACCCCACAAATTTTATCATGAAACTCAAGACACAATATAAGTTTCTTGATTTAGTAACATGTATAAAGAGAGACATacttctttaagaaaaaaaaaacgaaagaaaagaaagaaacagagacagACCTTGAAGGCCAAGCTTAGAAAGCATGAGACGTCCACCTGGCTGCATAAACTCACCCATCATTCTCTCAGGTTCTCTCATGTCCCTCTCTATCACATGTACTCGACGTCcgtcctatatatatattatcaaaatttagTTAGCATAGCGTTGTTGTTCGTACCTCCCAACCAAAAATATTGCAATAGaaatatatgatgcaaaacaataaCAATCATATACCGAGTTTAAATAGTTTTTATCTTATCCATTCATGCACAAGAaccatacaaaacaaaaaacaacaatcaGATGTTGTGTTAAATACCTTAGCAAGAGCATATGCGAGAGCCGAGCCGCCGACACCAGCCCCGACGATGATGACGTCCGTAGCACCGTCTTTACGCTCCTCCAGCACCGCATCTGCAGGCTTCGTGGCCTTCTTGGTCCTGTTTGTGACGTAGAAGACCGTCCATGTCAACACGAAGGTGAGTAGCGTCCATAAACAAACGTGCGTAAAAGCCATATCCATATCTAGTAGTTCTCGATAAGGTTTATGAGATAGTTGAGTAAAGATgagtgaaaatatatataaccattacGGTTTCCATGATTTTGTGAAGAGGTAATTCATTTTTTGGCTGTTTTCTATGAACAAAGTCAAATAATTGCGCAACTAAATCCTCACCGCATAACGAATTCAATTATTGATTTGCTTTTTATGAACACGACAATATAATATCTCATCGGTGTCACAGACTCAAACTATATGATATCTAGTTAGGGAAATTGGCAAAACtatccaagaaaaaaacaaaaattaatatacttgTTATATTGCCTATATAAACTatactatatactatattacCTCTACTGCTCTCATCACAATCACTCTCACCTTATACCACCACCACTCTCACTGGACCACCGCCACCTTCGCCAGTCGCCGGACCACCACCACCGGTCGTCGGTTGCCGGACCACCACCGCCAATCGTCGGTCGACGGACCGTCACCTCCAATGGCCGATATCCAGACCTTCACTGTCAGTCGCCGGGCCGCCGCCACCGGTCGCCGGGCCGCTGCCACCTATCACCGGACCACTTCCACCCTCTACAATTACCTTTACTACCAAAAcactaaaatagtaattttactTACCTCTTATTctcttttcctaattttttcaaattatatgctatttacttaattttatttgtgattttggttattGGGCAAATTGACCCATCTAGTTATCTAGACTATACTACTCTACACATGGCTTTATCCTCTTGAcgttttctttctaaaattcaCTTTTTCTTCTATCTATATAAAGTTGATTAAAAACCCTTAACCGAGTTCGGGCGAGTTGTAAACTACAGAAAGCCCATTGAACGAACATTATGCAGCCCATTAGCCCATTAAAGTTCAGGATAAAGATAAGAGCTTCGTTCATCTCTCTATGGACATAAAAAAATcagagggaagaagaaagagaaagcaatCGCTACgatttcaagaatcaagaagctgatgatgaagagaatcCCTCGTATCAAATTTCCTCAGCGACACTCTATTTCATCTGGTTTACATTTTTCTCTCACTTATtagtcttttttgtttctttggttcttCTTGGCTTCTTGCTTTATTAAAGATCATCACTTAGTAGCTTTGTTATTGTTCTTGACgtctcctttttattttttcaggtTCTGGACCTGCTCCGGGATCTGTTACCGGCGTCAAGAAAAATGTGACGGCGAGTTCAGATGTTCCGGCGGCTCCGAAGAACACTGCTGATGGAGGAAAAGCATCTCTGCAGCCAAAACGTACACCTGTCTCCGACAAAGAAATCGAATCTATAATGGTgagtttatattatagtttttgtttaataagttTAGTAGCTCagttctgaatttttttttttttgttctacttgtgAAAATGTTGCAGTTGGGTGGTTGCATCTGATATTCCTATGTTTGAAAACTTGATCGATCGACCAGTTTGGGGTTCTTGTTGTCTTGTCGGCTGGTGAAGTTTTTATTATGCTgttgttttttaattgtaaagAAATAACTAATAATGTAGAGGAGATGATGATTTTGTAAGAGTgatactcttttctttctcgttattattctttaaattaaaaaaatgccTCTTTCGAGTTTCTACATTATTATCTTCACAATTTTTAATTAAGCCACTAACTAGGTAACAATTATTGTGAGTTAAACAATTGAAAGAATCGTTGAAAGAATGCTATGTGCAATATTCGAAATTAggtaaataaccaaaataattcATGTCAGATTCCTCTTATACTCTCATATCCATTTCCAGCCAAACATAATTTACAAACGATCGAGTCACTGATGATGCAGTGTGACATAATTGATGATGTTGTTTGGATAAAAGATCACACAAAATGCCAAACAATAGTTAAGATTAAAGCAGAAAAAAGAGCTTGAAGCAAATACACACAAGACAAGAGCTTCAAGACACCAGTAAAAGAAACTCAATCTGCATTCCTTCTGATTGACCCGAtcaggtcaaaaaaaaaaaacaagattcgTTTCTGAAAAATCAGATCTCAAGTTCTTGAGACCAGTAGATACAACTTACTTGCTTTGTGTTTGCTGCCAGATTACTGACTACAACTCGGTATCGCAGAGACGGATCATTATTTCAGAGACCATTCTCCGAGCAAATGGAATATAACTGAGGCTGTACCTGTCATCAAGACGTGGATAAAAAACATGTTCAATCCAACAAGGCTTAAGAATATTCGGGTTCTTGAAGAAACAAACCCtgtttttggttgaatttttagCATTGAATTTACCATATCAGTGCACAAATCTCGCATAGGATCGCAAGGAACGTTAAAATTTTGCTGTGTATCTACACGAGatgaaacaatatttttagaaaaagactGAAATTTCAAGCTGACATGTTTCGAGGACAAACAAATTGCAGACTTTGTCCATTACTCATATAGGGTCCTCTGCAGTTACTCTAAACATCTCATGTAGGAACATAATGATTAGTTTGTTGTATAGAGAGAGTAAGAAACATACCAAGAGAGCACAAATGAGTGCTAAAACGACACATCCAATATAAATAGATGTAGCGTAGAAACGAACAGGGTCCAACATCATATTCATCTGTTGCTCAGGTCCCATGAGGAAGGCTGTGCTGCCAAAGAAACATTCATTCTCTTGTGGTTTAAAACAGCATAAACAAACATTGATCTCTTTTGGTTCATCCTATAGAAAGAACCATCTTCCAATCtttaaatgttaaaaagaaCTGAAATCGTGAAAATGTAAGTCAAATCGTGAAAACATACCTTCCAATAGCTAGAACATTTCCAAATGTGAAGAGCAGTGCAAATTTGATTGGGATAGAAAACACAATCATGGACTgcagaaagaagaaacatatatataaaacttactGATCAAAACCATCCCAATTCGATCAATAgaacatcatcaaaatcaatcacTATAATATGGAATCGAATGAGATACTAATAAATATGTCAAATCGATCTTTACCAGAAACATAAGAAGCAAACCAGTAGCTAAAGAAGCGGCGAATCCGTACATTCTCTGCAAAAACATTGAATACGATTTGATTGAGTTCAACAACACAGATGAGAGTACCCTAAGATAAAATATACGATCGGGGAGAAACCTGGGTAGGGGAGAGAGAACAGAGACCCTCCGATCCATCTTCAAGGAAATTATCAGTTGTTGTATCGTCGCCGTCTCCGCCACCGGAGAAGAAGTCGTTCAGCTTCTGCATCTCTGCGATTTTTTTTGccgttgaagaagaaaagagttgcTCGCACACACCTCTTCTTGatcaatgatgatgatttgtaaTCATTATCTCAACTCTTGGCCCATGTTAAGCCCAAGTCCAgtaagtaaaattaatttagGAATTGCTTATGTGTGTACAGTAATCGTTTTACTAATTATGTATCATGTATGATAGAATTTATAAATAGTTTTGTGAAATACATTAATGGAggagatgagttttttttatttatcatacaTGTTTTTGGAGGATTGTGAAAGTATAGAAAATACACTTTGAAGTGTTCGTTCGGGTGTTTATTTTTCCCCATATAAACATGGAATTTAcatgaattttattattaagaACCATTTTCACCTCGTCCACatgaagagaaaataaattcCCTAACTTTACTAGAATAGTACTCGTGCTATGCCGcgtgattttttattttattttattttagttatatttttttgtgttttgtttttttttctgatttcataatataatatatgttgttggAAATCAAATTTCATAAGTTCTTGataattttaatagtatttttttttgttattataatttatatcgTTTTAGGATacttaagtttttaatttcataaatttaattcttaaatatatttataattttattaccttaaaaaataagtttagaGATTTCAAACCcttagttcttgatttgtttatCATTTACAAACCCTCTTGAACAAATAGAATTCATGATGCTTTGGTACATAATTTTAGGCTATTTTTTGCTTTAAACTAATGTGATACTATCAtacaaaagatttataaaatatgatattaatgatgatataaatataatgatggAGATCATTTCTTTTTCACAATCGAACataatgttttgtatttattttagatGATTTTAGTATACTTCAATATTGATGTGCAGTCCAATTAATATTACTTTTGATATCAATGATCTTCAGTCACACTTAATCAGATAAATCAAATTGAATAAACCCCTACCTCCACCAAATCCCGAATAAGATAGTATAAAcgacaacgaagaagaagaaatcgagcgtcgtttctttctttagttttgtttcaatacaaaagctgatgtgtcatgcTCTGGTGAAAAACATAcaacttttattgtattgattgattAAAGCAATAATTTCATCAGTATCCTCATCcattgttaaaacttaaaaacatagaCTTTTCTATAATAGGTTTTGTTCAGTGTTGTGGTCCAATATTGTGATATGgaaattgtgtttcttttagGTTTTGTGAACGTAAAACGATAATTATAGAACTGTGATTCTAACGTCTAAAAGAAATTATGGTATGTCTAATTAACTAACTAATGGTACTCGTTAGTGGTTTAAAAGTTCACTTCATAAGTTGAAAAGATGGAAGTTTACATCTTTCTATTGTTTACGTAACTATTCACATAttccaactatatatatattttattattttttaaatgaaaaatttgagaaaaatttagaacataatataaaaaatttgtttttgaactTCAAAAGTTTACATATGATTTGGAAGCATATATATGACTAATTTATAACAGAACATCACATAACTGAGTTTGATTCcctattataaatatgttatcaaattactactaata contains:
- the LOC104736428 gene encoding squalene epoxidase 5-like, which translates into the protein MDMAFTHVCLWTLLTFVLTWTVFYVTNRTKKATKPADAVLEERKDGATDVIIVGAGVGGSALAYALAKDGRRVHVIERDMREPERMMGEFMQPGGRLMLSKLGLQDCLEGIDAQIATGMTVYKDGKEAVAPFPVENNNFSYEPSARSFHNGRFVGKLRQKASSHPNVRLEEGTVKSLIEEKGVIKGVTYKNKVGEETTAFAPLTVVCDGCYSNLRRSLNDNNAEVLSCLVGYISKNCQLEEPKNLHLVLSKPSFAMLYQISSTEVRCGFEIFPHNFPSIANGEMETFIKNTIVPQIPPKLRKIYLKGIDEGAHIKVIKAKRMSATLSKKKGVIVLGDAFNMRHPAIASGMMVLLSDILILRGLLQPLSNLGDAKKVSQVIKSFYDIRKPMSATVNTLGSAFSHVLIASTDEAKEAMRQGCYDYLSSGGSRTSGMMALLGGMNPRPLSLIYHLCAITLSSISNLLSPFPSPLRIWHSLRLFGLAMKMLVPHLKAEGVSQMLFPANAAAYRKRYMAATAL
- the LOC109128294 gene encoding uncharacterized protein LOC109128294, which produces MMKRIPRIKFPQRHSISSGSGPAPGSVTGVKKNVTASSDVPAAPKNTADGGKASLQPKRTPVSDKEIESIMLGGCI
- the LOC104736430 gene encoding vesicle transport protein SFT2B, with amino-acid sequence MQKLNDFFSGGGDGDDTTTDNFLEDGSEGLCSLSPTQRMYGFAASLATGLLLMFLSMIVFSIPIKFALLFTFGNVLAIGSTAFLMGPEQQMNMMLDPVRFYATSIYIGCVVLALICALLIHSKILTFLAILCEICALIWYSLSYIPFARRMVSEIMIRLCDTEL